In the genome of Phycisphaerae bacterium, one region contains:
- a CDS encoding neutral/alkaline non-lysosomal ceramidase N-terminal domain-containing protein yields MLAGFASIDITPPAGAVLNGFIARTSASTGIDTPLSARALVFDDEPIRAALVSFDLLGLSPALADRLVAKLGCLLDIPSDQVVLASTHTHSGPMTARLRGIGDEDAPYLARLERAAVIATQGALADLQPVQASWGSASVKLAHNRRQKTVGPEGLSVILGRNPTGPTETTVRVLSLRGVNRSILLFHHACHPYCLGGDSTLISADFWGYAAEALTAQGHACIYLNGCCGDLSPELAFGGPKAARATGYTLAEAVLRGLQASRRSHRDMLAVQSHSFSLPYDRVPPLQLIKAELGRADKTVRDSERDNPIIVERVRRAWQEWLADLEAALSSNGQLPPLPVRISILRLGDGAIVALPGEMFYETGRDLAACLKAEPVCVAGYCHGYIGYIPTPESFPLGGYEVEEAHRYIGLWRVSPQTTSLIRNQVLSLWNSCGGAVHEHGCVAGRT; encoded by the coding sequence ATGCTCGCAGGTTTTGCCTCGATCGATATCACACCCCCCGCAGGCGCGGTTCTCAACGGCTTCATCGCCCGCACCTCCGCCAGCACGGGTATCGACACTCCACTGAGCGCGCGAGCCCTGGTCTTCGATGACGAGCCGATCCGAGCAGCCCTCGTCAGTTTCGATCTACTGGGCCTCTCGCCCGCTCTTGCCGACCGGCTGGTGGCGAAGCTCGGCTGCCTCCTGGATATTCCATCGGATCAGGTCGTCCTGGCCTCAACCCATACCCATTCCGGGCCTATGACTGCCCGGCTGCGCGGGATCGGCGACGAGGACGCTCCCTATCTCGCCCGACTCGAGCGGGCAGCCGTCATTGCGACCCAGGGAGCTCTCGCGGATCTACAGCCCGTTCAGGCATCCTGGGGCAGTGCATCGGTCAAGCTCGCGCACAACCGGCGTCAGAAGACCGTGGGGCCCGAAGGCCTCAGCGTCATCCTGGGACGGAACCCGACCGGACCCACGGAGACCACCGTTCGCGTGTTGAGCCTTCGTGGCGTCAACCGCTCCATTCTCCTCTTCCACCATGCGTGCCATCCTTACTGTCTGGGCGGCGACAGCACCCTCATCAGCGCCGATTTCTGGGGGTACGCGGCCGAGGCCCTGACGGCCCAGGGGCACGCCTGCATCTACCTGAACGGCTGCTGTGGCGATCTCTCACCGGAACTGGCTTTCGGGGGCCCCAAGGCCGCGCGTGCAACTGGATACACGCTCGCCGAGGCCGTCCTCCGGGGCCTTCAAGCTTCCCGACGATCCCACCGCGACATGCTGGCGGTGCAGTCGCACTCGTTCAGCTTGCCCTACGACAGGGTGCCGCCCCTGCAGCTGATCAAGGCCGAGCTCGGTCGGGCTGACAAGACTGTCCGGGACAGCGAGCGGGACAACCCCATCATCGTCGAGAGAGTGCGGAGGGCTTGGCAAGAATGGCTCGCCGACCTGGAGGCGGCCCTCTCCTCGAATGGGCAACTCCCGCCTCTCCCGGTTCGTATCTCGATTCTGCGGTTGGGTGACGGGGCCATCGTGGCTTTGCCGGGGGAGATGTTCTACGAGACCGGCCGCGACCTGGCCGCCTGCCTGAAGGCCGAACCGGTCTGCGTGGCCGGCTACTGCCACGGCTACATCGGGTATATCCCCACGCCCGAGTCATTCCCGCTGGGCGGATACGAGGTGGAGGAGGCTCACCGCTACATCGGCCTGTGGCGGGTCAGTCCCCAGACCACATCGCTCATCAGGAACCAGGTGCTGAGCCTGTGGAACTCGTGCGGAGGCGCTGTCCATGAGCATGGGTGCGTGGCCGGGAGAACCTGA